Below is a genomic region from Sinobacterium norvegicum.
CCGGCGCTGGTTGCCGACGGCATTAAAGCCATGCAAGATGCTGCTGACATCGATATTACCGTCAAACACCGTATCGGCATAGACGATATGGAGTCCTACCAGGAACTGGTAGACTTTATACAACCCATTGCAGACACCGGCTGCAAGACTTTCATTGTGCATGCAAGAAAGGCCTGGCTACAGGGCTTAAGCCCGAAGCAAAACAGGGAAATTCCACCACTGAATTATGACATGGTCTACCAGCTTAAACGCGACATGCCCGACCTAGAGATCATTATTAACGGCGGCATTAATAGCTTGCAAGAAAGCAGGCAACACCTACAGCATGTCGATGGCGTAATGGTCGGACGCGAGGCTTACCACAATCCATCGATGCTACGTTTTGTCGACAGCGAAATTTATGGCGGCCAGGGTGATATTATCGACCCGATTACCGCCATTCGACAGCTCTACCCTTACATTGAACAGCAATTAGCCACCGACAATGTGCGACTCAACCACATTACCCGCCACCTGCTGGGCATTTTTCAAGGGATGCGTGGCGCCAAGATATTCCGCCGTTATATCAGCGAGAATGCACACAAGCCAAACGCCGGCATTGACGTATTAGAACAGGCGCTGAGCGCTGTCGAATAACCCCTGACGTGATCCCTACTCAAACCACACTGGCACTATTTTATCGATATAGTCTTGTTCATTGAGCGCTTCCAGCACCTGACGGTAGTCCGGGCGCTGGGTGTCGCTGACCATAAGCCACTGATCTTGACTGCAACCTATACGCCCAGGTGAACGGCCGTATACCTGAGCTTTGACATCAATCATCTGCACCTGCTGCAAATTTTCCCTGTCACGGGGGATACAGAACTCATAACTGAGACTGCGCAAACCATCAGCTGGCCCATATAAACCATGGTTATCGAGCATCGATAAATCGACATAGAGCTTATTCACTGCATTCGAATGGCCTTGCCTGAAACTATCACAGCCGCTCACCAGCGTTAACATTACCAGCACGACCAATACACTACTTGTTTTCATTATTACTACGATTTTGAAGAATTGACGTGCGCTATTATCAACTAATTCTCAGGCAAATACAGTGCCGAAATCATCATCATTTATTCATCTCACGCTATAGCGGCAATGAACACCATCAGGTAGCATGATAGCCACAGTATTTAACCCTCAATATTTCACGTGGTTCAAATGACAAATAAATTAGTACAACTGAAATCCATGACCAGTGTGGTTGCCGACACCGGTGATGTAGAAGCAATCGAGAAATTCACCCCCCTCGATGCCACCACCAACCCATCGCTACTGCTAAAAGCGGCGGCACTGCCCCATTATCGCAAGCTCGTCGACGAGGCATTAACCTGGTCGAAACAGCAGTCATCAAACAATAACATCAGCCTCTGTGTCGATTATCTTGCCGTGGCGATAGGCGCCGAAATCCTGAAGACTATTCCCGGCCGCATCTCGACAGAGGTTGATGCCAGGCTGTCGTTCAACACTGCAGAGACGGTCGCCAAAGCACATCAGCTCATCGACATGTATCAGCAGCGAGGCATCGATAAAAGCCGCGTACTGATTAAGATTGCATCGACTTGGGAAGGCATTAAAGCCGCGGAAGAATTAGAGAAAGAAGGCATAAATTGTAACCTGACTCTGCTATTTAACTTCGCTCAGGCTGTTGCCTGTGCTGAAGCCGGGGTGTTTTTAATCTCTCCGTTTGTCGGTCGCATTCTCGACTGGTTCAAGGCTAATAGCGAACAAAAAGAATACACCGCCGAGCAAGACCCTGGCGTCGTTTCTGTCAGCCGCATCTATCATTACTACAAGAGCCAGGGCTACAATACGGTGGTCATGGGTGCTAGTTTCCGCAATATCGGCGAGATCGAACAGCTGGCTGGCTGCGACAAGCTCACCATCAGCCCAGCACTTCTACAAGCTCTTGAGGCCGACAACGGCACTCTGCAGCAACAACTCGATGCCAACAAGGTCAACAGCGAGGCCCGAGTCAATTTCGATCAAGCCAGCTTCCGCTGGGCAATGAACCAGGATCCAATGGCCACCGAAAAACTCTCCGAAGGTATTCGTAACTTTGCTGCCGACCAAGATAAACTGGAAGCATGGCTGTTAACCCTCGATGTTTAAACGACTCGCCGACCTCTTCAGCCCTGTTGAGCAAGAACAACAGCAAGACAGCCTCGAGCTAGCAGCCTGTGCACTGCTGCTAGAGCTCTCGATGGCAGATAATACGGTGACTGAAGCCGAGATTGCTGTCAGCCAACAGGCGATGGAGGCGTTGTTCGGCTTGAGCC
It encodes:
- the dusA gene encoding tRNA dihydrouridine(20/20a) synthase DusA, with the translated sequence MLEDLISIPARRDIDRRFCVAPMLDWTDKHCRVFHRQLTQQAVLYTEMITTGAIIHGKGGAERFLGFNAIEHPVALQLGGSNRDDLAHCTKLAADWGYDEVNLNCGCPSDRVQNGMFGACLMAKPALVADGIKAMQDAADIDITVKHRIGIDDMESYQELVDFIQPIADTGCKTFIVHARKAWLQGLSPKQNREIPPLNYDMVYQLKRDMPDLEIIINGGINSLQESRQHLQHVDGVMVGREAYHNPSMLRFVDSEIYGGQGDIIDPITAIRQLYPYIEQQLATDNVRLNHITRHLLGIFQGMRGAKIFRRYISENAHKPNAGIDVLEQALSAVE
- the tal gene encoding transaldolase, which translates into the protein MTNKLVQLKSMTSVVADTGDVEAIEKFTPLDATTNPSLLLKAAALPHYRKLVDEALTWSKQQSSNNNISLCVDYLAVAIGAEILKTIPGRISTEVDARLSFNTAETVAKAHQLIDMYQQRGIDKSRVLIKIASTWEGIKAAEELEKEGINCNLTLLFNFAQAVACAEAGVFLISPFVGRILDWFKANSEQKEYTAEQDPGVVSVSRIYHYYKSQGYNTVVMGASFRNIGEIEQLAGCDKLTISPALLQALEADNGTLQQQLDANKVNSEARVNFDQASFRWAMNQDPMATEKLSEGIRNFAADQDKLEAWLLTLDV